In Paraburkholderia acidisoli, one DNA window encodes the following:
- a CDS encoding extracellular catalytic domain type 1 short-chain-length polyhydroxyalkanoate depolymerase, translated as MPRKKTSLWFKGLELLARASLAPPKKKTAARKPAARKAAAKAPSVRSPAASATGKWLRSYHSAPPLAGHLVNHLAYALYVPASLASQAGAPLVVMLHGCKQTAESFAAGTRICRLAERAGFAVLLPEQAKTAHAQRCWHWHGEVEHTEAPAVASLVEAMVAQHGFDASRVYLAGISAGAGLASVLAMRHAPLFAAVGLHSGPVFGAATSTMSAMHVMRRGTRDDPVQLVDEAVDVAAYPGMPAMIVHGEFDAVVDKRNATQLATEFARVNRLIDAQGELRVGETRSYRRDDTDYTDWLRAGRLVVRLCIVRGLGHAWSGGDAREAFHSGKGPEATSLLWQFFRRQQRAG; from the coding sequence ATGCCCAGAAAAAAGACCAGCCTCTGGTTCAAAGGCCTCGAGTTGCTCGCGCGCGCGAGCCTCGCGCCGCCGAAGAAAAAGACCGCGGCGCGCAAGCCGGCGGCACGCAAGGCCGCCGCGAAAGCGCCGTCGGTGCGCAGCCCAGCCGCGAGCGCCACGGGCAAATGGCTGCGCTCGTATCACTCCGCGCCGCCGCTCGCGGGGCACCTCGTCAATCATCTGGCCTATGCGCTGTACGTTCCCGCCTCGCTGGCATCGCAAGCGGGCGCGCCGCTCGTGGTGATGCTGCACGGTTGCAAGCAAACCGCCGAATCGTTCGCGGCGGGCACGCGCATCTGCCGGCTCGCGGAGCGCGCGGGGTTCGCGGTCCTGCTGCCCGAACAGGCCAAGACGGCTCACGCGCAGCGCTGCTGGCATTGGCATGGCGAGGTCGAACACACCGAGGCGCCGGCGGTGGCCTCGCTGGTCGAGGCGATGGTGGCGCAGCACGGCTTCGACGCCTCGCGCGTCTATCTCGCGGGTATTTCGGCGGGCGCGGGGCTCGCTTCGGTGCTGGCGATGCGGCATGCGCCCCTGTTCGCGGCCGTGGGCCTGCATTCGGGGCCGGTGTTCGGTGCGGCCACGTCCACCATGAGCGCGATGCACGTGATGCGGCGAGGCACGCGCGACGATCCGGTGCAGCTTGTCGACGAGGCGGTGGACGTGGCCGCGTATCCGGGCATGCCCGCGATGATCGTGCACGGCGAGTTCGACGCCGTGGTCGACAAGCGCAACGCCACGCAACTCGCCACGGAGTTCGCGCGCGTGAATCGTCTGATCGATGCGCAAGGCGAATTGCGCGTGGGCGAAACGCGTTCGTATCGCCGCGACGACACCGATTACACCGACTGGCTCAGGGCCGGCCGGCTCGTGGTGCGCCTGTGCATCGTACGTGGGCTCGGTCACGCATGGAGCGGCGGCGACGCGCGCGAGGCGTTTCATTCGGGCAAAGGCCCCGAAGCCACCTCCCTGCTGTGGCAGTTTTTCCGGCGGCAGCAGCGCGCGGGTTGA
- a CDS encoding DUF1479 domain-containing protein codes for MAALQIDDLPAAIRHAKRTLRAQLPNYQAVFEDIAQAVSEEARRIAALRDAGEAVIPEIDFADIAAQRVSAEAIAQVKARGACVIRGVFAPEVAARWDDEIAGYVTRNDLDARLAHRAEDRYFGQLQSSKPQIYGVYWSRPQVLARESAELTAARVFLNRLWRHESEGRVHFDPEVVPVYADRLRRRPPGSASLGLSAHCDGGSVERWIDDNFRRVYRHVFAGDWRRYDPFDAAFRPDVNEIPSPAVCSMFRTFQGWTALTPQGPGDGTLQLVPIANAMAYILLRALQDDVAEDDLCGAMPGRALSIRPEWHAPLFEALTSIPQMQAGDTVFWHSDVIHAVEDEHRGAGYSNVMYIASAPGCAKNDAYLQRQLPSFLEGRSPPDFPADHFEVDFAGRGGERDLTPLGRSQIGLPREP; via the coding sequence ATGGCCGCGCTTCAGATCGACGATCTTCCCGCCGCGATCCGGCACGCCAAGCGCACGCTGCGTGCGCAATTGCCCAACTACCAGGCCGTATTCGAGGACATCGCGCAAGCCGTGAGCGAGGAGGCGCGCCGCATTGCCGCGCTGCGCGACGCGGGCGAGGCCGTGATTCCCGAGATCGATTTCGCCGATATCGCCGCGCAGCGCGTGAGCGCGGAAGCCATCGCCCAGGTCAAGGCACGCGGCGCCTGCGTGATTCGCGGCGTGTTCGCGCCCGAAGTCGCCGCGCGCTGGGACGACGAGATCGCCGGGTACGTCACCCGCAACGACCTCGACGCGCGCCTCGCCCATCGCGCGGAAGACCGCTATTTCGGGCAATTGCAGTCGAGCAAGCCGCAGATCTACGGCGTGTACTGGTCGCGCCCGCAAGTGCTCGCACGCGAGTCCGCCGAACTCACGGCGGCGCGCGTGTTTCTCAACCGGCTCTGGCGCCACGAGAGCGAAGGGCGCGTGCATTTCGATCCCGAGGTGGTGCCGGTTTACGCCGACCGCCTGCGCCGCCGCCCGCCGGGATCGGCTTCGCTCGGGCTTTCGGCGCATTGCGACGGCGGCTCGGTCGAGCGCTGGATCGACGACAATTTCCGCCGCGTCTACCGCCACGTGTTCGCGGGCGACTGGCGCCGCTACGATCCGTTCGACGCCGCGTTCCGGCCCGACGTCAACGAAATCCCTTCTCCGGCCGTGTGCTCGATGTTCCGCACCTTCCAGGGCTGGACCGCGCTCACGCCGCAAGGTCCCGGCGACGGCACGCTGCAACTCGTGCCCATCGCCAACGCCATGGCGTACATCCTGTTGCGCGCGTTGCAGGACGACGTGGCCGAAGACGACCTGTGCGGCGCGATGCCGGGCCGCGCGCTCTCCATCCGGCCGGAATGGCACGCGCCGCTGTTCGAGGCGCTCACGTCGATCCCGCAGATGCAGGCCGGCGACACGGTGTTCTGGCACAGCGACGTGATCCACGCCGTGGAGGACGAGCATCGCGGTGCGGGCTACAGCAACGTGATGTATATCGCCTCCGCGCCCGGCTGTGCCAAAAACGACGCCTATCTGCAACGCCAGTTGCCGAGTTTCCTGGAAGGGCGCAGCCCGCCCGATTTTCCCGCCGATCACTTCGAAGTGGATTTCGCGGGGCGCGGCGGTGAGCGCGATCTGACGCCGCTCGGCCGCAGCCAGATCGGCTTGCCGCGCGAACCTTGA
- a CDS encoding transporter, giving the protein MDFAPSIAAYGADLTGLICGFRFTPGQPGEPVTCDDVRDALRRTRTPAAAAEDDNAFYWLHFNLAHAAAQPWLRTQLDLPDAFFEMLVEGSHSTRIEQQEGALLAVVNDVMFDFELTPSQIATLWSYTHERILVTARLKPLRSIDRLRGYVRNGETFRSPAELLVHLMRDQADLMVEIVRRSSVDVDRAEDAFLASRRPKSRHDLAAMRRILVRLQRMLAPEPGSVFRLLARPPRWLQAPDMQDLREATEEFSLVLGDMAGLVERIKLLQEEIAARLEEQNNRTLFTLTLVTVLALPINIVAGFFGMNVGGIPLAENRHGFWLMVLVVATFTALLGWWVFRNRGDR; this is encoded by the coding sequence ATGGATTTCGCTCCGTCCATCGCAGCCTACGGCGCCGACCTCACGGGCCTGATTTGCGGTTTTCGCTTCACGCCGGGCCAGCCCGGCGAACCTGTCACGTGTGACGACGTGCGCGACGCGCTGCGGCGTACCCGCACGCCTGCGGCGGCCGCCGAAGACGACAACGCCTTCTACTGGCTGCATTTCAATCTCGCGCATGCAGCCGCGCAGCCCTGGCTGCGCACGCAACTCGATCTGCCCGACGCGTTCTTCGAAATGCTCGTGGAAGGCTCGCACTCCACGCGCATCGAGCAGCAGGAGGGCGCGCTGCTGGCCGTCGTCAACGACGTGATGTTCGATTTCGAACTCACGCCTTCGCAGATCGCCACGCTCTGGTCGTACACGCACGAACGTATCCTCGTGACGGCGCGCCTGAAGCCGCTGCGCTCGATCGACCGTTTGCGCGGCTACGTGCGCAACGGCGAAACGTTCCGCTCGCCGGCCGAGTTGCTGGTTCACCTGATGCGCGATCAGGCCGACCTGATGGTGGAAATCGTGCGCCGCTCCAGCGTGGACGTCGACCGCGCCGAAGACGCGTTCCTTGCCTCGCGCCGCCCGAAGAGCCGCCACGATCTCGCGGCCATGCGGCGCATTCTCGTGCGTCTGCAACGCATGCTCGCGCCCGAGCCCGGTTCCGTGTTCCGCTTGCTCGCGCGGCCGCCGCGCTGGCTGCAGGCGCCCGACATGCAGGATCTGCGCGAGGCGACCGAAGAGTTCTCGCTGGTGCTCGGCGACATGGCGGGCCTCGTCGAACGCATCAAGCTGTTGCAGGAAGAGATCGCCGCGCGGCTCGAAGAGCAGAACAACCGCACGCTCTTCACGCTCACGCTCGTGACCGTGCTGGCGCTGCCGATCAATATCGTCGCGGGTTTCTTCGGCATGAACGTGGGCGGCATTCCGCTCGCGGAAAATCGCCACGGCTTCTGGCTCATGGTGCTGGTCGTCGCCACCTTCACCGCGCTGCTGGGCTGGTGGGTGTTCCGCAATCGCGGCGACCGCTGA
- a CDS encoding sulfonate ABC transporter substrate-binding protein: protein MTRATHTRRQFLATLGATLASAAVPKLAFAKYQPDQFRIGYQKAASTLVLLKANGTLEQRLAPQGIKVSWTEFPAGPQLLEGLNVGAIDFGYVGEAPPVFAQAAGADFVYTAYELPTPHAEGVVVAKNSPIRTVAELKGKKVGFNRGSDVHWFIVALLQKNGLSITDIQPVYLAPADARAALQSGAIDAWAIWDPFLAAVEAQDGARLVADASGVASHHQFFLSQREFAEKRKDALAIALDELGKTGQWVRANTAAAATKLAPIQGLDAATIESGLKHYAHEYRPIDAAVIAQQQKIADTFYDLKIIPRRVVTKDAVLA from the coding sequence ATGACTCGCGCTACTCACACCCGCCGCCAATTTCTCGCCACGCTGGGCGCCACGCTCGCCAGCGCCGCCGTGCCCAAACTCGCGTTCGCGAAGTATCAGCCGGATCAATTTCGTATTGGCTATCAGAAGGCCGCGAGCACGCTCGTGCTGCTGAAGGCCAACGGCACGCTCGAACAACGTCTCGCGCCGCAAGGCATCAAGGTTTCGTGGACGGAATTTCCCGCCGGCCCGCAATTGCTCGAAGGCCTGAACGTGGGCGCGATCGACTTCGGCTACGTGGGCGAAGCGCCGCCCGTGTTCGCGCAGGCCGCGGGCGCCGATTTCGTCTACACGGCCTATGAATTGCCGACGCCGCACGCCGAGGGCGTGGTGGTCGCCAAAAACTCGCCGATCCGCACGGTCGCCGAACTGAAGGGCAAGAAGGTGGGCTTCAATCGCGGCTCGGACGTGCACTGGTTCATCGTCGCGCTGCTGCAAAAGAACGGCTTGTCGATCACCGACATCCAGCCCGTGTATCTCGCGCCCGCCGACGCGCGCGCCGCGCTGCAAAGCGGCGCCATCGACGCATGGGCGATCTGGGACCCGTTCCTCGCGGCCGTGGAAGCGCAGGACGGCGCGCGCCTCGTGGCCGACGCGAGCGGCGTGGCGAGCCATCATCAATTCTTCCTGAGCCAGCGCGAATTCGCGGAAAAGCGCAAGGACGCGCTCGCGATCGCGCTCGACGAACTCGGCAAGACGGGGCAGTGGGTGCGCGCGAACACGGCGGCCGCGGCCACGAAACTGGCTCCCATCCAGGGGCTGGACGCCGCGACGATCGAGAGCGGCCTCAAGCACTATGCGCACGAGTACCGCCCCATCGACGCGGCCGTGATCGCGCAGCAGCAGAAGATCGCGGATACGTTCTACGACCTCAAGATCATTCCGCGCCGCGTGGTCACGAAGGACGCCGTGCTCGCGTAA
- a CDS encoding ABC transporter substrate-binding protein encodes MFKKKAVLAAAALTFGFALQGAHAADKQLKSIGITVGSLGNPYFVTIVQGAEAKAKQINPAAKVTAVSADYDLNKQFTQIDNFISAHVDMILLNATDPKAILPAVKKAQAAGIVVMAVDVSAAGADATVQTDNVKAGAISCEFLAKKLNGKGNVIIENGPQVSAVIDRVNGCKQTLAKSPNIKILSDDQDGKGSREGGMNTMQGYLTRFPKLDGVFTINDPQAIGTDLAAKQLHRPNIVITSVDGAPDIETALKSDTLVQASASQDPWKMAQTAVQVGYEIMNGKKPANPLIQMTPQLVTRDNVGSYKGWSSPH; translated from the coding sequence ATGTTCAAGAAGAAAGCCGTTCTCGCCGCTGCCGCACTCACCTTTGGCTTCGCCCTGCAAGGCGCGCATGCCGCCGACAAGCAGCTCAAGTCGATCGGCATTACCGTGGGTTCGCTTGGGAATCCTTACTTCGTGACGATCGTGCAAGGCGCCGAGGCGAAGGCGAAGCAGATCAACCCGGCCGCGAAGGTCACGGCCGTTTCCGCCGACTACGATCTCAACAAACAATTCACGCAGATCGACAACTTCATCTCGGCGCACGTCGACATGATCCTGCTGAACGCCACCGACCCGAAGGCGATCCTGCCCGCCGTGAAAAAGGCGCAGGCGGCCGGCATCGTGGTGATGGCCGTGGACGTGAGCGCGGCCGGCGCCGACGCCACCGTGCAGACCGACAACGTGAAAGCGGGCGCGATCTCGTGCGAATTCCTCGCGAAGAAGCTCAACGGCAAGGGTAACGTGATCATCGAAAACGGTCCGCAGGTCTCCGCCGTGATCGATCGCGTGAACGGCTGCAAACAGACGCTCGCCAAGTCGCCGAACATCAAGATTCTCTCCGACGACCAGGACGGCAAGGGTTCGCGCGAAGGCGGCATGAACACCATGCAGGGCTACCTCACGCGCTTCCCGAAACTCGACGGCGTGTTCACCATCAACGACCCGCAGGCGATCGGCACGGATCTCGCGGCGAAGCAACTGCATCGCCCCAATATCGTGATTACGTCCGTGGACGGCGCGCCCGATATCGAAACGGCGCTCAAGAGCGACACGCTCGTGCAGGCCTCGGCGAGCCAGGACCCGTGGAAGATGGCGCAAACGGCCGTGCAGGTGGGCTACGAGATCATGAACGGCAAGAAGCCCGCGAATCCGCTGATCCAGATGACGCCGCAACTCGTCACGCGCGACAACGTGGGCAGCTACAAGGGCTGGTCGTCGCCGCACTGA
- a CDS encoding sugar ABC transporter ATP-binding protein → MPRSETTPPLLEMRGISKTFPGVRALDNVSLTVHPGEVHSLMGENGAGKSTLMKILSGAYQADPGGQILIEGKTVVIDGPLAARELGVAVIYQELSLAPNLTVAENIYAGRELRKGGGRFGTVDRRAMERGCEDVLTRLGASFGPTTPVGALSIAERQLVEIARAVHTQARILVMDEPTTPLSSRETERLFKLINQLRDEGLAIIYISHRMAEVYELSDRVSVLRDGSYVGTLMRDALNADSLVSMMVGRDISGFYKKAHAPYDPGKAVLTVRDVADDKRVRGCSLDLHAGEVLGIAGLVGAGRTELARLIFGAEPRVRGEIAIDGKTLHVHTPRDAINAGLVYLTEDRKHQGLFLDMSVRDNINVAVAGRDARFGVLDLARGGERAKEAIRSLTIRVPSPRVNVGALSGGNQQKVLLSRLLETAPRVLILDEPTRGVDIGAKSEIYRIINDLAKTGVGIIVISSELPEIIGVADRVLVMREGVFAGELGGYTGKPITQEAIIELATGSQGALDEAA, encoded by the coding sequence ATGCCGCGCTCTGAAACCACGCCGCCGCTGCTCGAAATGCGCGGCATCAGCAAGACGTTTCCGGGCGTGCGCGCGCTCGACAACGTGAGCCTCACGGTCCATCCCGGCGAAGTGCATTCGCTGATGGGCGAGAACGGCGCGGGCAAGTCCACGCTGATGAAGATTCTCTCCGGCGCCTACCAGGCCGACCCGGGCGGCCAGATTCTCATCGAAGGCAAGACGGTCGTGATCGACGGCCCGCTCGCCGCGCGCGAACTGGGCGTGGCCGTGATCTACCAGGAGTTGAGCCTCGCGCCCAATCTCACGGTGGCCGAAAATATCTACGCGGGCCGCGAACTGCGCAAGGGCGGCGGCCGCTTCGGCACCGTCGACCGCCGGGCGATGGAGCGCGGCTGCGAAGACGTGCTGACGCGCCTCGGTGCGAGCTTCGGGCCAACCACGCCGGTGGGCGCGCTGTCCATTGCCGAACGCCAGCTCGTGGAAATCGCGCGCGCCGTGCACACGCAGGCGCGCATTCTGGTGATGGACGAACCCACCACGCCGCTCTCCTCGCGCGAGACCGAGCGGCTCTTCAAGCTCATCAATCAACTGCGCGACGAAGGGCTCGCGATTATCTACATCAGCCATCGCATGGCCGAGGTCTACGAACTGTCCGACCGCGTTTCGGTGCTGCGCGACGGCAGCTACGTGGGCACGCTGATGCGCGACGCGCTCAACGCCGACAGCCTCGTGAGCATGATGGTCGGCCGCGATATTTCGGGCTTCTACAAGAAAGCGCACGCGCCCTACGATCCGGGCAAAGCGGTGCTCACCGTGCGCGACGTGGCCGACGACAAGCGCGTGCGCGGCTGCAGCCTCGACCTGCACGCGGGCGAGGTGCTCGGCATCGCGGGCCTCGTGGGCGCGGGCCGCACGGAACTCGCGCGCCTGATCTTCGGCGCGGAACCGCGCGTGCGCGGCGAGATCGCCATCGACGGCAAAACGCTGCACGTGCACACGCCGCGCGACGCGATCAACGCGGGCCTCGTCTATCTCACCGAGGACCGCAAGCATCAGGGCCTCTTTCTCGACATGAGCGTGCGCGACAACATCAACGTGGCCGTGGCCGGACGCGACGCGCGCTTCGGCGTGCTCGACCTCGCGCGCGGCGGCGAGCGCGCGAAGGAAGCGATCCGCTCGCTGACGATCCGCGTGCCCAGCCCGCGCGTGAACGTGGGCGCGCTCTCGGGCGGCAACCAGCAGAAAGTGCTGCTTTCGCGCCTGCTGGAAACGGCCCCGCGCGTGCTGATTCTCGACGAGCCCACGCGCGGCGTGGATATCGGCGCGAAGTCGGAGATCTACCGCATCATCAACGACCTCGCCAAAACCGGCGTGGGGATCATTGTGATTTCGAGCGAACTGCCCGAGATCATCGGCGTGGCCGACCGGGTGCTCGTGATGCGCGAAGGCGTGTTCGCAGGCGAACTGGGCGGTTACACCGGCAAACCGATCACGCAGGAAGCCATCATCGAACTGGCCACGGGCTCGCAAGGCGCGCTCGACGAAGCCGCCTGA
- a CDS encoding ROK family transcriptional regulator, with translation MRSPHVGQGSNSANVRRFNERLLLQALRRAGEASKADLARLANLTSTAVGSIITSLTANGLIEVTGRRLDGQRGQPASLLRLAPRGAFAIGVRLDRTNIETVLVDFAGRMIGRRTHDILLPQPAVAQDLVQGDIRDLLGMLTNHERSRLAGIGVAQPYNLGSWLRELGLAPEVFRVWNDVDFAGELGRATGLPVFSENDGNAAAIAEIFYGCGRQRDDFLYLFLGAAIGGGIAIDGDCVRGLTGNAGDFAVMPVPPSRLPSAHRPDGQWDILLSRASLIALRRHLQYSGETVDSRADLEACIARDHPAVREWLDDCIDALAPALRSALCVLDVPAVVLDADVDAGLIDTLMERLRVAVAATAPEARGTPALVRGTFGPDAGALGAATLPMFFNFSPRAGILMGAGAQNQEVSHAAL, from the coding sequence GTGAGAAGTCCGCATGTCGGGCAAGGCAGCAATTCGGCCAACGTCCGCCGCTTCAACGAACGCCTGCTGCTGCAAGCGCTACGGCGCGCCGGCGAAGCCTCGAAGGCCGATCTCGCACGCCTCGCGAATCTCACGAGCACCGCGGTCGGCAGCATCATCACGTCGCTCACCGCCAACGGCCTCATCGAAGTGACCGGCCGGCGGCTCGACGGTCAGCGCGGCCAGCCCGCCTCGCTCCTGCGGCTCGCCCCGCGCGGCGCGTTCGCCATCGGCGTGCGGCTCGACCGGACCAACATCGAAACCGTGCTCGTCGACTTCGCGGGCCGCATGATCGGCCGCCGCACCCACGACATTCTCCTGCCGCAACCTGCCGTCGCCCAGGACCTCGTGCAAGGCGACATCCGCGATCTGTTAGGCATGCTGACCAACCACGAACGCAGCCGCCTCGCGGGCATCGGCGTGGCGCAACCGTACAACCTCGGCAGCTGGCTGCGCGAACTGGGCCTCGCGCCGGAAGTCTTCCGCGTCTGGAACGACGTCGATTTCGCGGGCGAACTCGGCCGCGCGACCGGCCTGCCCGTGTTCAGCGAGAACGACGGCAACGCCGCCGCCATCGCCGAAATCTTCTACGGCTGCGGACGTCAGCGCGACGACTTCCTCTACCTCTTTCTGGGCGCCGCTATCGGCGGCGGCATCGCCATCGACGGCGACTGTGTGCGCGGCCTCACCGGCAACGCGGGCGACTTCGCCGTGATGCCCGTGCCGCCCAGCCGTCTGCCCTCGGCGCACCGTCCCGACGGCCAGTGGGACATCCTGCTCTCGCGCGCCTCGCTGATCGCGCTGCGCCGCCACCTGCAATACAGCGGCGAAACCGTCGACAGTCGCGCCGACCTCGAAGCCTGCATCGCGCGCGATCATCCGGCCGTGCGCGAATGGCTCGACGACTGTATCGACGCGCTCGCGCCCGCGCTGCGCTCCGCGCTCTGCGTGCTCGACGTGCCGGCCGTGGTGCTCGACGCCGACGTGGACGCGGGCCTGATCGACACGCTCATGGAACGCCTGCGCGTGGCGGTCGCGGCCACGGCGCCCGAAGCACGCGGCACGCCCGCGCTAGTGCGCGGCACCTTCGGCCCCGACGCCGGCGCGCTCGGCGCGGCCACGCTGCCGATGTTCTTCAACTTTTCGCCCCGCGCCGGCATCTTGATGGGCGCCGGCGCGCAAAACCAGGAGGTGAGTCATGCCGCGCTCTGA
- a CDS encoding MBL fold metallo-hydrolase has product MTSLFGSLTDSLQRRLGVTAARRGRALSHTSPQHDGERFRNARPRPVEGIGKTLKIMWNMIFHKPGGTVPAAPLVLHTLTRADLEAAPDRSVFRLGHSTLLFKLRGAFWLTDPVFGERASPFRSVGPKRFHAPPIALADLPPLAGVILSHDHYDHLDHETVLALADTTALFLTPLGVGDRLIEWGISSAKVRQLDWWQSASVGGLEFTATPAQHFSGRSLFDGNSTLWASWVIVDQDLRVFFSGDTGYFDGFRTIGERLGPFDATFVETGAYDPQWPYVHMQPEETVQAHIDLRGNWLVPIHNGTFDLAMHRWQDPFERVTGLALARGVALSTPRMGERLDLAAPHRGERWWRETAQTAAATDTPRGARRWFACREARASSSQS; this is encoded by the coding sequence ATGACTTCGCTTTTTGGCTCGCTGACCGATTCGCTGCAACGCCGCCTGGGCGTGACCGCCGCCCGCCGCGGCCGCGCGCTGTCGCACACCTCGCCGCAACACGACGGCGAGCGCTTTCGCAACGCGCGCCCGCGCCCGGTGGAAGGCATCGGCAAGACGCTGAAAATCATGTGGAACATGATTTTCCACAAGCCGGGCGGCACGGTGCCGGCCGCGCCGCTGGTCTTGCACACGCTCACGCGCGCCGACCTCGAAGCCGCCCCCGACCGTAGCGTGTTCCGGCTCGGCCATTCCACGCTGCTGTTCAAGCTGCGCGGCGCGTTCTGGCTCACCGACCCGGTGTTCGGCGAGCGCGCCTCGCCGTTTCGCAGCGTCGGCCCCAAGCGCTTTCACGCGCCGCCCATTGCGCTCGCCGACCTGCCGCCGCTCGCGGGCGTGATCCTCTCGCACGACCACTACGACCATCTCGACCATGAAACCGTGCTCGCACTCGCCGACACCACGGCCCTGTTCCTCACGCCGCTCGGCGTGGGCGACCGTCTCATCGAATGGGGTATCAGCAGCGCCAAGGTTCGCCAGCTCGACTGGTGGCAGAGTGCGAGCGTCGGCGGACTCGAATTCACGGCCACGCCCGCGCAGCATTTCTCGGGACGCAGCCTGTTCGACGGCAACAGTACGCTGTGGGCGTCGTGGGTGATCGTCGATCAGGACTTGCGCGTGTTTTTTAGCGGCGATACCGGTTATTTCGACGGCTTTCGCACCATCGGCGAACGTCTCGGGCCGTTCGATGCGACCTTCGTCGAGACCGGCGCCTACGACCCGCAATGGCCGTATGTGCATATGCAGCCCGAGGAAACGGTGCAGGCCCACATCGACCTGCGCGGCAACTGGCTCGTGCCGATCCACAATGGCACCTTCGATCTCGCCATGCACCGCTGGCAGGACCCGTTCGAGCGCGTGACGGGGCTGGCGCTCGCGCGCGGCGTCGCGCTCTCCACGCCACGCATGGGCGAACGGCTCGATCTGGCCGCGCCGCATCGCGGCGAGCGCTGGTGGCGCGAAACGGCGCAAACCGCCGCCGCGACGGATACGCCGCGCGGCGCGCGACGCTGGTTTGCTTGCCGGGAGGCGCGCGCTTCGTCGTCGCAATCGTAA
- a CDS encoding TetR/AcrR family transcriptional regulator, producing METIAIPQRLTDRKRAAIVAAAIDEFLAAGFDATSMDRIAARASVSKRTVYNHFESKEALFAEILRQLWDASADGESPAYRADTPLRAQLVGLLMRKLRLMNGEAFLSLARVAIAAGIHSPERARDMVARIGEREEDLTVWVREAAADGRLKTAEPAFAAQQLHGLVKAFAFWPQVTMGQPPLSAEQQVQVAESSADLFLARYA from the coding sequence ATGGAGACTATCGCCATCCCTCAACGCCTGACCGACCGCAAACGCGCGGCCATCGTCGCGGCGGCCATCGACGAATTCCTTGCCGCGGGCTTCGACGCCACGAGCATGGACCGCATTGCCGCGCGCGCGAGCGTCTCGAAGCGCACGGTCTACAACCACTTCGAGAGCAAGGAAGCGCTGTTCGCGGAAATCCTGCGGCAGCTCTGGGACGCGAGCGCCGACGGCGAATCGCCCGCGTATCGCGCCGACACGCCGCTGCGCGCGCAACTCGTCGGGTTGCTTATGCGCAAGCTGCGCCTCATGAACGGCGAGGCGTTCCTGTCGCTCGCGCGCGTGGCCATCGCAGCCGGCATTCATTCGCCCGAACGCGCGCGCGACATGGTCGCGCGTATCGGCGAGCGCGAGGAAGACCTCACGGTCTGGGTGCGCGAGGCCGCCGCCGACGGCCGCCTGAAGACCGCCGAGCCCGCTTTCGCGGCGCAGCAACTGCATGGTCTCGTGAAGGCGTTCGCGTTCTGGCCGCAGGTCACGATGGGCCAGCCGCCGCTCAGCGCGGAACAGCAGGTGCAGGTCGCCGAGTCGTCGGCCGATCTGTTTCTCGCCCGCTACGCCTGA
- a CDS encoding YciI family protein — MPYMLLIAEPRGQRATRAQPEGEALYASMVAFARELAEQGTLIEAHALTSDDNVTRVQVRDGRTSVVDGPFSEAKEMIGGFFLVDCASRDEALAIAKRCPAAQWASVDVRETGPCFR, encoded by the coding sequence ATGCCCTACATGCTGCTCATCGCCGAGCCGCGCGGCCAGCGCGCCACGCGTGCGCAACCCGAAGGCGAAGCGCTCTACGCGAGCATGGTCGCGTTCGCGCGCGAACTCGCGGAGCAGGGCACGCTGATCGAGGCGCACGCGCTCACTTCCGACGACAACGTCACCCGCGTGCAGGTGCGCGACGGGCGCACGAGCGTGGTGGATGGGCCGTTCTCCGAGGCGAAGGAAATGATCGGCGGCTTCTTTCTCGTCGATTGCGCTTCGCGCGACGAAGCGCTCGCGATCGCCAAACGCTGTCCCGCCGCGCAATGGGCGAGCGTGGACGTGCGCGAAACCGGGCCGTGTTTTCGCTGA
- a CDS encoding YciI family protein has translation MRFIIMVRANAASESGEMLPDEALFAEMAAYHEALTKAGVLLDASGLQPSSRGFRVRYHDGKPTIVDGPFAETKELIAGYTLIQVRSRDEAIEWARRFPAPFGREMDGEIEVRQLYELEDFPPSESIERFRKLESERNAS, from the coding sequence ATGCGATTCATCATCATGGTGCGAGCCAATGCGGCCAGCGAATCGGGCGAGATGCTGCCCGACGAGGCCTTGTTCGCCGAAATGGCCGCCTACCACGAGGCGCTGACGAAAGCGGGCGTGCTGCTCGATGCGTCCGGCCTGCAACCCAGTTCGCGCGGGTTCCGCGTGCGTTACCACGACGGCAAGCCGACGATCGTGGACGGGCCGTTCGCCGAGACCAAAGAGCTGATCGCCGGCTATACGCTCATTCAGGTGCGCTCGCGCGACGAGGCGATCGAATGGGCGCGCCGCTTTCCCGCGCCGTTCGGCCGCGAGATGGACGGCGAGATCGAAGTGCGCCAGCTTTACGAACTCGAAGATTTCCCGCCCTCGGAATCGATCGAACGGTTCCGCAAGCTCGAAAGCGAGCGCAACGCGTCCTGA